One genomic region from Gadus morhua chromosome 9, gadMor3.0, whole genome shotgun sequence encodes:
- the mical2b gene encoding F-actin-monooxygenase mical2b isoform X7: protein MGETEDERTAQAGQLFETFVQATTCKGTLQAFSILCRQMDLDPLDYTHFYSRLKAAISSWKVKSLWTKLDKRAGQKVYNHGEACQGTKCLIVGGGPCGLRTAIELALLGCKVVVIEKRDTFSRNNVLHLWPYTIHDLRALGAKNFYGKFCAGSLDHISIRQLQLMLIKVCLILGVEIHVNVEFVELLEPREDQSDSDSPGWRVAIRPSDHPVTEIDFDVVIGADGRKNTLDGFSRKEFRGKLAIAITANFVNRNTTAEASVEEISGVAFIFNQKFFLDLKEETGIDLENIVYYKDNTHYFVMTAKKQSLLDKGVILNDHMETERLLHRDNIDNEALRSYAREAADFGTNYQLPSLDYAVNSYDQPDVTMFDFTSMYASENAALLREKHGRQVLVALVGDSLLEPFWPMGTGCARGFLAAFDTAWMVRGWTQGRSPLDVLAERESLYRLLPQTTTENINKHFEQYSIEPSTRYPNLNSSVIRPHQVRHLLMNGQEHSYPVERRGPSRRSTNFSSTEAVVHQSELLTWCQKQTQDYRGVEVTDLGSSWRDGLALCALIHHQRPDLIDFESLAAEDSASNNQLAFDLAEREFGIQPVTTGKELALEQQPDQLLLVLYLSKFYEAFRRLPGGHGDSNEPDENNEKSSGKTNHTLLNQPHHRKRIPKNDKKLEDNDSTNKKRRKGTHYLAELSCQSAPLAGTDGELQENKDRSMASLLAKFEENSSSTRLHNKSDGEASDPFLSPPPSPISSPSLPPELEEGDNPRFAKPKLLTPSPPPPPRPKWQPSIYLRLLEDPNAVARPTSPVYSPETPPTQNGFDQSPFLSWSKSPTSPSRSPSPKAYGVKHYSERRPVAPSTSHFSNTVPSRPGDDHQAEEHDETHSQGKVSTREFTRRSIKERAGILCSMFPGSGTQPASSSSPPSPPPRPSPETELRTSSSSSSSSSNASKSLPLQRAIHSPIPHPSISGVSSTPLLPSHISHPPRGPEEKPDTSLPARPNESKHKHNPEKGRSSDTHRDNGHRGTPSPPTGSGVQRVCQTVAALSHTNDVCAAAQTMPAATTDGFKVNVERGEESFSGGSLGMLNGCKLTESVKEKSVGSGALFNSRRITRKPVARSDSCPAGPQKYSKERTVGKVSSAIDAKAQKLAILYETINRPNATPGSVRKATAPGLGGSDTCHFCLKRVYIMERLSAEGHFFHRECFRCAACGCTLRLGTHSFDSQQGSFYCKNHVKQRLGTKPDAFKKKMSEHNGVGTSSSSSLSSSRATNGLPAAGPHAPTSEGGPAPPQPLSRSLSCTSY from the exons TGTCTGATCGTGGGCGGGGGGCCGTGCGGCCTGCGGACCGCCATCGAGCTGGCACTGCTGGGCTGCAAGGTGGTGGTGATCGAGAAGAGGGACACCTTCTCCAGGAACAACGTGCTCCACCTCTGGCCCTACACCATCCACGACCTCCGGGCCCTGGGAGCCAAGAACTTCTATGGCAAATTCTGCGCCGGGTCCCTCGACCACATCA gtatcCGCCAGCTCCAGCTGatgctgatcaaggtgtgtctGATCCTGGGGGTGGAGATTCACGTCAACGTAGAGTTTGTTGAACTCCTGGAGCCACGTGAGGACCAGAGCGACAGCGACa GTCCTGGGTGGCGAGTTGCGATCCGGCCATCGGACCATCCTGTCACAGAAATAGACTTTGACGTTGTGATCGGAGCTGATGGACGCAAAAATACTTTAGATG GTTTCAGTCGGAAGGAGTTTCGTGGGAAGCTGGCCATCGCCATCACGGCCAACTTTGTGAACAGGAACACCACGGCAGAAGCTAGCGTGGAGGAGATCAGTGGGGTGGCCTTCATATTCAACCAGAAGTTCTTCCTTGACCTCAAGGAGGAAACGG GGATTGACTTGGAGAATATAGTTTACTACAAAGACAACACCCACTACTTTGTCATGACTGCTAAGAAGCAAAGCCTGCTGGACAAAGGTGTCATCCTAAAC GACCACATGGAGACGGAGCGCCTGCTGCACCGGGACAACATCGACAACGAGGCGCTGCGCTCCTACGCGCGCGAGGCGGCCGACTTCGGCACCAACTACCAGCTGCCGTCGCTGGACTACGCCGTCAACTCCTACGACCAGCCCGACGTCACCATGTTCGACTTCACCTCCATGTACGCCTCGGAGAACGCCGCGCTGCTGCGGGAGAAGCACGGCCGCCAGGTgctggtggcgctggtgggggACAGCTTGCTGGAG CCCTTCTGGCCCATGGGCACCGGCTGTGCCCGGGGCTTCCTGGCTGCCTTCGATACAGCCTGGATGGTCAGGGGCTGGACCCAGGGCCGGAGCCCTCTGGATGTACTGGCTGAGAG ggagaGTTTGTATCGGCTGCTGCCTCAGACCACCactgaaaacatcaacaaacacTTTGAGCAGTACTCCATTGAGCCTAGCACCCGCTACCCCAACCTCAACTCCAGTGTCATACGCCCACATCAG GTGCGTCATCTGTTGATGAACGGCCAGGAGCACTCCTATccggtagagaggagaggaccttCTCGTAGATCTACCAACTTTTCCAGTACAG AGGCGGTGGTGCATCAGAGTGagctgctgacctggtgccagaAGCAGACGCAGGACTACAGGGGAGTGGAGGTCACCGACCTGGGCTCCTCCTGGAGGGACGGCCTGGCCCTCTGCGCACTCATACACCACCAGAGACCTGACCTCAT agaCTTCGAGTCCCTGGCCGCAGAGGACTCTGCGTCCAACAACCAGCTGGCCTTTGACCTGGCGGAGCGGGAGTTTGGCATCCAGCCCGTGACCACGGGGAAGGAGCTGGCCCTGGAGCAGCAGCCGGACCAGCTCCTCCTGGTGCTCTATCTCTCCAAGTTCTACGAAGCCTTCAGGAGACTGCCTGGGGGCCACGGCG ACTCAAATGAACCAGATGAGAATAATGAGAAGTCTTCAGGCAAAACAAACCACACCCTCCTGAACCAACCTCACCATAGAAAGAGAATCCCTAAG AATGACAAAAAGCTGGAAGACAATGATTCTACCAACAAGAAAAGACGGAAAGGAACTCATTACCTTGCTGAG TTGTCCTGTCAAAGTGCTCCCCTTGCTGGTACCGACGGAGAACTGCAGGAAAACAAGGACCGCTCAATGGCAAGTCTCCTGGCCAAGTTTGAGGAGAACTCCTCGTCCACAAGGCTCCACAACAAG TCTGACGGTGAGGCTTCAGATCCCTTCCTTTCCCCTCCACCGTCTCCTATCTCCAGCCCTTCTTTACCCCctgagctggaggagggggacaaCCCTCGCTTTGCAAAGCCAAAGCTGCttaccccttctcctcctcctcccccacgccCCAAGTGGCAG CCCTCCATTTACCTTCGCTTGCTGGAGGATCCGAATGCCGTGGCCCGGCCAACCAGCCCTGTGTATTCCCCTGAGACCCCTCCTACTCAGAACGGTTTCGACCAATCTCCTTTTCTCTCGTGGTCTAAGAGCCCCACAAGCCCATCTAGATCGCCGAGCCCAAAGGCGTATGGCGTTAAACACTACTCCGAGCGTAGGCCTGTTGCCCCCTCCACCAGTCACTTCTCTAACACCGTTCCTTCTAGACCAGGAGACGATCATCAGGCTGAAGAGCACGACGAAACACATAGCCAG GGCAAGGTGTCCACCCGGGAGTTCACCAGGAGGAGCATTAAGGAGAGGGCTGGCATCCTCTGCTCCATGTTCCCTGGCTCCGGCACACAGCCCGCCTCTTCTtcatctcccccttctcctcctccgcgtCCTTCTCCGGAG aCAGAACTACgtacatcctcctcctcctcatcttcctcttcaaACGCATCTAAGAGCCTTCCACTCCAGCGTGCAATCCACAGCCCCAtacctcacccctccatctcgggcgtctcctccacccctcttctcccctcccacatctctCACCCTCCACGGGGGCCAGAAGAGAAGCCTGACACATCTCTCCCTGCACGGCCCAATGAatctaaacacaaacacaaccctgAGAAGGGTCGCTCTTCTGATACGCACCGTGACAATGGACACCGGGGCACCCCTTCTCCCCCAACGGGTTCTGGGGTTCAACGAGTGTGTCAGACGGTAGCCGCACTGTCTCACACCAATGACGTGTGCGCGGCCGCTCAGACAATGCCTGCCGCCACCACTGACGGCTTTAAAGTCAATGTGGAGCGCGGGGAGGAGAGTTTCAGTGGAGGATCTCTAGGGATGCTTAACGGATGCAAATTGACCGAAAGTGTCAAAGAGAAG TCTGTGGGGAGTGGGGCCCTTTTCAACTCGAGAAGAATCACTCGAAAGCCTGTAGCGCGCTCGGACAGCTGTCCCGCAGGCCCGCAGAAGTACAGTAAAGAG CGTACTGTTGGCAAGGTGTCTTCTGCCATTGACGCCAAGGCTCAAAAACTGGCGATCCTCTATGAGACAATCAACAGGCCCAATGCCACGCCG GGCTCAGTGAGGAAGGCCACGGCCCCGGGCCTGGGCGGCAGCGACACCTGCCACTTCTGCCTGAAGCGCGTGTACATCATGGAGCGGTTGAGCGCAGAGGGCCACTTCTTCCACAGGGAGTGCTTCCGCTGCGCCGCGTGCGGCTGCACCCTGCGCCTCGGCACCCACTCCTTCGACTCGCAGCAGG GGAGTTTCTACTGTAAAAACCACGTGAAGCAGCGATTAGGCACTAAACCGGACGCATTTAAGAAGAAAATG AGTGAACACAACGGCGTTGGGACATCTAGCTCGTCATCGTTGTCATCATCTAGGGCCACCAATGGGCTCCCGGCGGCGGGCCCCCACGCCCCGACATCAG aaggaggccccgcccccccacagcccctctCCAGGTCCCTCTCATGCACTTCGTACTAG